Proteins encoded together in one Aminipila butyrica window:
- a CDS encoding iron ABC transporter ATP-binding protein, with translation MINILNARKMYTDEVKIGPLNIQIPKAGLTSLIGPNGAGKSTALLMIGRLLNMDEGQIKVANMDVSESKSEDLAKILTILRQENHFVTRLTVRQLAGFGRFPHSKGRLTKADELIISKYIDFLDLTDLENRYLDELSGGQRQRAYVAMVLCQETEYVLLDEPLNNLDVARSVQMMKHLRHVANEFGRTILAVIHDINFAAKYSDRICVMKDGQVAAFGTVDDIMNPKLLTDIFETKIEIIRSPYGPLAIY, from the coding sequence ATGATAAATATTCTTAATGCTAGAAAAATGTATACGGATGAGGTGAAAATAGGACCTTTAAATATTCAAATACCCAAAGCCGGACTAACTTCTTTAATTGGGCCAAATGGTGCTGGAAAGTCTACGGCACTTTTAATGATTGGAAGGCTTTTGAATATGGACGAAGGGCAAATAAAAGTAGCCAATATGGATGTTTCTGAATCTAAATCAGAAGATTTAGCAAAAATCTTAACGATTTTACGACAAGAAAACCATTTCGTAACGAGACTGACTGTTAGGCAGCTAGCCGGGTTTGGGCGGTTCCCTCATTCCAAAGGCAGATTAACAAAGGCTGATGAGTTAATTATTTCTAAATATATCGATTTTTTAGATTTAACTGATTTAGAAAACAGGTATTTAGATGAGCTTTCTGGCGGCCAAAGGCAAAGGGCATATGTAGCAATGGTTTTGTGCCAAGAGACGGAATATGTACTTTTGGACGAGCCTTTAAATAATCTCGATGTCGCGCGGTCTGTTCAAATGATGAAGCATTTGAGGCATGTGGCTAATGAATTTGGACGAACAATCCTGGCCGTTATACATGATATCAATTTTGCGGCCAAATACTCGGATCGGATTTGTGTAATGAAGGATGGACAAGTTGCTGCTTTTGGAACAGTGGATGACATTATGAATCCGAAACTTTTGACTGATATTTTTGAAACCAAAATTGAGATTATTAGGAGCCCTTATGGTCCGCTAGCGATTTATTAA
- a CDS encoding iron chelate uptake ABC transporter family permease subunit: MSEFIYNKENVKSNTDLDYENRSARAFRTKKEEKRYWTLLIALIVLGALASYGLLVYNNPVSVGSPSFIPVVKRRTVALFAMVIAAVCQSLSTVAFQSSTNNRIITPSLLGFEALYSTIHTSAMFFFGTSAFLKFSGIGPFLFQVVAMVLMCLILYGWLLSGKYGNLQLMLLVGVIMGTGLKSVSSFMRRLLAPSEFDILQARLFGSVNNADAAYFPVAVPLVIIAALLILAYSKKLNVLSLGKSASTSLGVNHRFGVIYTLILVSVLMSVSTALVGPLTFYGFLVATMTYQAAPTYDHRYVFPMTLAIGFLILTGSYFFMYHVFRAQGVVSVIIELFGGIAFLIVLLRKGTL; encoded by the coding sequence ATGAGTGAATTTATATATAATAAGGAGAATGTGAAGAGCAATACCGACCTTGATTATGAAAACAGATCAGCCAGAGCTTTTCGTACGAAGAAAGAGGAGAAACGCTATTGGACTTTACTGATAGCCTTGATTGTTTTAGGCGCACTTGCTTCTTATGGGCTTTTGGTCTATAACAATCCTGTTTCTGTAGGGTCCCCTTCTTTTATCCCAGTTGTTAAAAGAAGGACAGTGGCTCTTTTTGCCATGGTTATTGCTGCGGTTTGCCAGAGCCTGTCTACTGTCGCCTTCCAGTCAAGCACCAATAACCGGATTATTACGCCTTCTCTTTTAGGATTTGAAGCTTTATACTCGACAATACATACAAGTGCGATGTTTTTTTTCGGTACCAGTGCATTCCTGAAATTTAGCGGCATTGGGCCCTTTCTTTTTCAAGTTGTCGCAATGGTTCTGATGTGTTTGATACTTTATGGCTGGCTTCTTTCTGGAAAATATGGAAATTTACAACTTATGCTTTTGGTCGGGGTCATTATGGGCACCGGTCTGAAATCCGTGTCGTCCTTTATGAGAAGACTTTTAGCACCGTCTGAATTTGACATTTTGCAGGCGAGGTTGTTTGGCTCTGTCAATAATGCAGATGCTGCTTACTTTCCGGTTGCCGTTCCCCTTGTGATTATTGCGGCATTACTTATCCTTGCTTATTCTAAAAAACTAAATGTATTGTCTCTTGGAAAGAGCGCTAGCACCTCTTTGGGGGTTAATCATCGGTTTGGCGTAATATATACGCTTATATTGGTTTCAGTTCTGATGTCAGTTTCCACCGCTTTGGTCGGGCCACTAACTTTCTATGGATTTTTAGTAGCTACTATGACTTATCAGGCTGCGCCGACTTATGATCACCGATACGTTTTTCCAATGACTCTTGCGATAGGTTTTTTGATATTAACAGGATCGTACTTTTTTATGTATCATGTATTTAGAGCGCAAGGTGTTGTTTCCGTTATTATTGAACTGTTTGGCGGCATAGCATTTCTAATTGTACTGCTAAGAAAGGGAACTTTATGA
- a CDS encoding ABC transporter permease produces the protein MPKCTTRSITGAEVSQPHLFSQHKIWTKPFIVAVFVVSVLGIVSLFTGVYDIHGQEDGWNMFFITRVPRTAALMLTGAAMSMSGLVTQLITQNRMVEPTTTGTIEWAGLGLVFVYLIFPAPPLMLRMTGAILFSFIGTMIFFFFLRKVKLRSSLIVPVIGMMLGAVISAISTFIGLVFQMTQSIETWFVGSFAPVQIGRYEYLWLIVIVNIFIFIYADRLTLAGLGEDVATSLGVNYNKIVLLGTGLISVAVGIVAAVIGNLPFLGLIVPNIVSMYRGDDLKSNLPWVCVLGMGAITLCDLLSRTIIMPFEVPVSLILGTVGAVIFIVILLKQRKRR, from the coding sequence ATGCCAAAATGCACGACACGTAGTATTACAGGGGCTGAGGTTTCTCAGCCCCACCTTTTTAGTCAACATAAAATATGGACAAAACCCTTTATAGTAGCAGTGTTTGTTGTTTCTGTTTTAGGAATTGTATCACTGTTTACAGGAGTTTACGATATACACGGACAAGAAGATGGCTGGAATATGTTTTTTATCACTCGTGTTCCAAGAACTGCGGCACTCATGCTTACCGGTGCAGCCATGTCCATGTCGGGGCTGGTAACACAGCTGATTACACAGAATCGCATGGTTGAGCCTACCACAACAGGAACGATTGAATGGGCGGGTTTAGGACTTGTTTTTGTTTATTTAATATTTCCTGCACCTCCTTTAATGCTGAGAATGACGGGCGCGATTCTTTTTTCTTTTATAGGAACTATGATCTTCTTCTTCTTTTTAAGAAAGGTTAAACTTCGCTCGTCATTAATTGTCCCCGTTATTGGAATGATGCTTGGAGCAGTTATTTCCGCCATCTCTACTTTTATTGGACTTGTTTTTCAAATGACGCAAAGCATTGAAACTTGGTTTGTAGGTTCTTTTGCTCCAGTTCAAATTGGACGCTATGAATATTTATGGCTCATCGTAATTGTTAATATTTTTATTTTTATTTATGCGGATCGATTAACTTTAGCAGGATTGGGTGAGGATGTAGCAACAAGCCTTGGCGTAAATTATAATAAAATTGTTCTTTTGGGCACCGGACTTATTTCTGTTGCAGTTGGTATTGTTGCTGCTGTAATCGGAAACTTGCCATTTTTAGGTTTAATTGTGCCCAATATTGTTTCAATGTATAGAGGCGATGACTTAAAGAGCAACTTGCCTTGGGTATGTGTATTAGGAATGGGGGCGATTACTCTTTGTGATCTCCTTTCCAGAACCATTATAATGCCTTTTGAAGTGCCCGTTTCTTTGATACTTGGAACTGTAGGCGCTGTTATATTTATTGTTATCTTATTAAAACAAAGGAAGCGAAGATGA
- a CDS encoding siderophore ABC transporter substrate-binding protein, which yields MKKFYLPKLIIFTVVFALMLTGCSNPSKNASTSETSGDVKDTTIEITDVHGTVTVPVNPQKVVSLDNRTFETLSNWGVELVAVPKGVMPPDSPYYLDAAVQDIGDHREPNLEVIAAVDPELVIVGQRFADYYEDIKALVPNAAVVDLNFELSEEAGKSGDSLVNGLKESTITLGKIFDKNDEAQKLNDDFDKAIQIAKDAYNGTDKIMSVVVSGGEIGFSAPYSGRVWGPMYEMFGWESALEIDGTSSDHKGDDISVEAIAQSNPDWIMVLDRDASFSSDEKKVPAMDVINNSPALKNITAISKEHIVYAPDDTYTNESIQTYLELFEDIASAFSK from the coding sequence ATGAAAAAGTTCTATTTACCAAAATTAATTATTTTTACCGTAGTTTTTGCTTTAATGCTAACTGGTTGTTCAAATCCAAGTAAGAATGCTTCTACTTCCGAAACAAGTGGGGACGTGAAGGACACAACCATTGAAATCACAGATGTTCATGGAACTGTTACTGTTCCTGTCAATCCCCAAAAAGTAGTATCTTTGGATAATAGAACATTTGAGACCTTATCTAATTGGGGCGTTGAATTGGTAGCGGTTCCTAAGGGCGTAATGCCGCCAGATTCTCCATATTACTTAGATGCTGCTGTCCAAGATATTGGGGATCACCGTGAACCCAACCTGGAAGTCATCGCGGCGGTAGACCCTGAGCTCGTCATTGTTGGGCAAAGATTTGCAGATTATTATGAAGACATAAAAGCTCTGGTTCCAAATGCGGCTGTCGTTGACTTAAATTTCGAGCTTTCGGAGGAAGCAGGGAAATCTGGGGACAGTTTGGTTAACGGTCTAAAGGAGTCCACTATTACCTTGGGGAAAATTTTTGACAAAAATGATGAGGCTCAGAAACTGAATGATGATTTTGATAAGGCCATTCAAATAGCTAAAGATGCCTATAATGGAACGGACAAAATCATGAGCGTCGTGGTCTCTGGCGGAGAAATTGGTTTTTCAGCACCTTATTCCGGACGTGTTTGGGGACCTATGTATGAAATGTTCGGATGGGAGTCGGCATTAGAAATTGATGGTACTTCTTCTGATCATAAGGGTGATGATATTTCTGTGGAAGCTATTGCTCAAAGCAATCCTGATTGGATTATGGTATTGGATCGCGACGCTTCCTTCTCTTCTGACGAAAAGAAAGTCCCTGCCATGGATGTTATCAATAATTCACCTGCCCTGAAAAATATAACCGCTATATCGAAAGAGCATATTGTTTACGCACCAGATGATACTTACACAAATGAATCCATACAAACCTATCTGGAGTTGTTTGAAGATATTGCAAGTGCTTTTTCCAAATAG